From Cellulomonas oligotrophica, a single genomic window includes:
- a CDS encoding S8 family serine peptidase, translating to MPRRALASLAAVSVVLATAVVGSTSATAAPPTSDLADQVLASAELSVEGSAPVADALAEASGTVTAFVQLDTPAGVDVADDGGDAADVLAAAEETTAVAQDVVPQELTSANARSAAPKRIATTTNLVSGALVVGDAAQIRALAEQDGVVAVRRVAERTIDNAAQDEFTRALATWQDTGVLGEDVTVGIIDTGLDYTHADFGGPGTTEAYEAAYGENGTGPVPADAFDPDKYIGGHDFAGTTYDAGGEGAELVPVPDENPIDVNGHGTHVAGTTAGFGVTEDGETFRGDYPELESVLDWPIGPGVAPLAKLYALKVFGDVAGSTGLTGLALDHAADPNGDGDFSDRLDVLNLSLGASGSPADDPESLQIQELTDLGTVVVLSAGNEGDVEDIGGSPGNGPAGLTVAASVGANIAFDAVEVTEASDADLLGLQAAQNSISYAGTADVTAPVAYVGETFDGCTAFTAEQAAAVAGKIAYLWWDDEDSTRRCGSGARFNNAAAAGAVGVLLPTEETIFAAGIAGNAAIPGAQMTAATTDALLPEIEAGTLSVKIGPSLAIATRQDVAPDTLASFSSRGAHGSLGWAKPDVAAPGQQIVSANVGSGTGGQSNNGTSMASPHVAGIAALVRAAHPGWSSSQVKAAIVNTATHDVTTEPGGDLAYGPQRVGSGRVDTLAAVTTDTLVYNSASPVQTSVSFGVVPLADKPVTVRKTVTVQNTGSTTRTYRTSVTTSTTAGGATITASPATLRVRAGGTGLVTLTFTADPATVARDMDPTQEATNSGVPRDYVSQVAGRLVLTSGDAEWRVPVQGTPRPTTDLEAAAPLTLGTDGTGTLALKGRDVVSDGWFGLVTPLVHAADSPKLEEIPGFETSASTLRAGDIRHVGWASTAPEVTAAGGDPKKTGTLAVGIATDGDWAALGLNLYPTAYVDVDGDGTPDVGAQAYKLADTDLSVFVTYDVETGDTIGGPYLLTPFAGNVETGVFDSSTVVLPVPLADLGVDPGTKVDVWAAMVSSYAFSGQTVDQVGPFTVDPYDPPVWFESNIGQETWSEAYDGATVAAHAGPGADDASVLLLHHLNPTAGERAQVVDVKATAPTATTTTLEVEAGKRAGEEVVLTATVTPTDVAGTVTFLDGDAELGTADVEGGTATLTTTKVGAGEHALAARFAPEGSSAAASTSEAVTVTLAQSRSEADVELDPTKASYGSAVAATVTVEGGTWAPEGTVELREGSTVLATGELTVDGLVGTAQLELPRDLAVGRHALKAVYVGSADVKGSSATTAVRITPATTTVALTTESWRVDKGATPEVTVTVTGTDGGPAPTGKVKVLVGTKKVADVELTDGVGTLTLPKATSTTVVSALYQGKGGYLPAATTQTLRVR from the coding sequence ATGCCACGTCGTGCTCTCGCTTCTCTCGCTGCCGTCTCCGTCGTCCTCGCCACCGCCGTGGTGGGGTCGACGTCGGCCACCGCAGCCCCACCCACCAGCGACCTGGCCGACCAGGTCCTCGCCTCCGCCGAGCTCAGCGTCGAGGGGTCCGCGCCCGTCGCCGACGCCCTGGCCGAGGCCAGCGGCACGGTCACCGCGTTCGTCCAGCTCGACACCCCCGCGGGCGTCGACGTCGCGGACGACGGCGGTGACGCGGCCGACGTGCTGGCCGCCGCCGAGGAGACCACCGCGGTCGCGCAGGACGTCGTCCCCCAGGAGCTGACGTCCGCCAACGCGCGCAGCGCGGCACCCAAGCGCATCGCCACGACGACGAACCTCGTCTCCGGCGCGCTGGTCGTCGGCGACGCCGCCCAGATCCGGGCGCTGGCCGAGCAGGACGGCGTCGTCGCCGTGCGGCGGGTCGCCGAGCGCACGATCGACAACGCCGCGCAGGACGAGTTCACGCGCGCGCTGGCCACCTGGCAGGACACGGGGGTGCTCGGCGAGGACGTCACCGTCGGCATCATCGACACCGGCCTGGACTACACGCACGCCGACTTCGGCGGCCCCGGCACCACCGAGGCCTACGAGGCCGCGTACGGCGAGAACGGCACCGGCCCGGTGCCGGCCGACGCGTTCGACCCCGACAAGTACATCGGCGGCCACGACTTCGCCGGCACCACCTACGACGCGGGCGGCGAGGGCGCCGAGCTGGTGCCCGTGCCCGACGAGAACCCCATCGACGTCAACGGGCACGGCACGCACGTGGCCGGCACGACAGCCGGGTTCGGCGTCACCGAGGACGGCGAGACGTTCCGCGGCGACTACCCCGAGCTCGAGTCGGTCCTCGACTGGCCGATCGGCCCGGGCGTGGCCCCGCTGGCCAAGCTCTACGCGCTCAAGGTGTTCGGCGACGTCGCGGGCTCGACCGGCCTGACGGGCCTCGCGCTCGACCACGCGGCCGACCCGAACGGCGACGGGGACTTCTCCGACCGCCTCGACGTGCTCAACCTCTCCCTCGGCGCGTCGGGCTCCCCCGCGGACGACCCGGAGAGCCTGCAGATCCAGGAGCTGACGGACCTCGGCACGGTCGTCGTGCTGTCGGCCGGCAACGAGGGCGACGTCGAGGACATCGGCGGCTCGCCCGGCAACGGCCCGGCGGGCCTGACCGTCGCCGCGTCCGTCGGTGCGAACATCGCGTTCGACGCCGTCGAGGTCACCGAGGCGTCCGACGCCGACCTGCTCGGCCTGCAGGCCGCGCAGAACTCGATCTCCTACGCGGGCACCGCCGACGTCACGGCCCCGGTCGCGTACGTGGGCGAGACGTTCGACGGCTGCACCGCGTTCACCGCGGAGCAGGCGGCCGCGGTCGCCGGCAAGATCGCCTACCTGTGGTGGGACGACGAGGACTCCACCCGCCGCTGCGGCTCGGGCGCCCGGTTCAACAACGCGGCGGCCGCCGGTGCGGTCGGCGTGCTGCTGCCGACGGAGGAGACCATCTTCGCCGCCGGGATCGCCGGCAACGCGGCCATCCCCGGTGCGCAGATGACCGCCGCCACGACCGACGCCCTGCTGCCGGAGATCGAGGCCGGCACGCTGTCGGTGAAGATCGGCCCGTCGCTGGCCATCGCCACCCGCCAGGACGTCGCCCCCGACACGCTCGCCTCGTTCTCCTCGCGCGGCGCGCACGGCTCGCTCGGCTGGGCCAAGCCCGACGTCGCCGCGCCGGGTCAGCAGATCGTCTCGGCGAACGTCGGCTCGGGCACGGGCGGGCAGTCCAACAACGGCACGTCCATGGCGTCGCCGCACGTGGCGGGCATCGCCGCCCTCGTGCGCGCCGCGCACCCGGGCTGGTCGTCGTCGCAGGTCAAGGCCGCGATCGTGAACACCGCGACCCACGACGTCACCACCGAGCCCGGCGGCGACCTCGCCTACGGGCCCCAGCGCGTGGGCTCCGGCCGCGTCGACACCCTCGCCGCCGTCACCACCGACACGCTGGTCTACAACAGCGCCTCGCCGGTGCAGACGTCCGTGAGCTTCGGCGTCGTCCCGCTGGCCGACAAGCCCGTGACCGTGCGCAAGACGGTCACCGTGCAGAACACCGGCTCCACCACGCGCACGTACCGCACGTCCGTGACCACCAGCACCACGGCGGGCGGCGCGACCATCACCGCGTCCCCGGCGACGCTGCGGGTGCGGGCCGGCGGCACGGGCCTGGTCACGCTGACGTTCACCGCCGACCCGGCGACCGTCGCCCGTGACATGGACCCGACGCAGGAGGCCACGAACTCCGGCGTGCCCCGCGACTACGTGTCGCAGGTCGCCGGCCGGCTCGTCCTCACCTCCGGCGACGCCGAGTGGCGGGTGCCCGTGCAGGGCACGCCGCGCCCGACGACCGACCTCGAGGCGGCCGCGCCGCTGACGCTCGGCACCGACGGCACCGGCACGCTCGCGCTGAAGGGCCGTGACGTCGTCTCCGACGGCTGGTTCGGCCTCGTCACGCCGCTGGTGCACGCCGCGGACTCCCCGAAGCTCGAGGAGATCCCCGGCTTCGAGACGTCCGCGTCGACGCTGCGCGCCGGCGACATCCGGCACGTCGGCTGGGCCTCGACCGCACCCGAGGTCACGGCCGCGGGCGGCGACCCGAAGAAGACGGGCACGCTGGCCGTCGGCATCGCGACCGACGGGGACTGGGCGGCCCTCGGGCTCAACCTCTACCCGACGGCGTACGTCGACGTGGACGGCGACGGCACTCCGGACGTGGGGGCGCAGGCGTACAAGCTCGCCGACACCGACCTCAGCGTCTTCGTCACCTACGACGTCGAGACCGGCGACACCATCGGCGGGCCCTACCTGCTGACCCCGTTCGCGGGGAACGTCGAGACGGGCGTGTTCGACAGCAGCACCGTCGTGCTCCCCGTGCCGCTCGCCGACCTCGGCGTCGACCCGGGCACGAAGGTCGACGTGTGGGCCGCCATGGTCAGCTCGTACGCGTTCTCCGGGCAGACCGTCGACCAGGTCGGGCCGTTCACGGTCGACCCGTACGACCCGCCCGTGTGGTTCGAGTCGAACATCGGCCAGGAGACCTGGTCGGAGGCGTACGACGGCGCGACCGTCGCCGCCCACGCCGGGCCGGGTGCCGACGACGCGTCGGTCCTGCTGCTGCACCACCTCAACCCGACGGCGGGCGAGCGCGCCCAGGTCGTCGACGTGAAGGCCACCGCGCCCACCGCGACGACCACGACCCTCGAGGTCGAGGCCGGCAAGCGGGCCGGCGAGGAGGTCGTCCTCACCGCGACGGTCACCCCGACGGACGTCGCCGGCACCGTGACCTTCCTCGACGGCGACGCCGAGCTCGGCACCGCCGACGTCGAGGGCGGCACGGCCACCCTCACCACGACGAAGGTCGGGGCCGGGGAGCACGCCCTCGCGGCACGGTTCGCGCCCGAGGGCTCGTCCGCGGCCGCGTCGACGTCCGAGGCGGTGACGGTGACGCTCGCGCAGAGCCGCTCCGAGGCGGACGTCGAGCTCGACCCGACCAAGGCGTCGTACGGCTCGGCCGTCGCGGCGACCGTCACGGTCGAGGGCGGCACCTGGGCGCCCGAGGGCACCGTCGAGCTCCGCGAGGGCAGCACGGTGCTCGCCACCGGTGAGCTCACCGTCGACGGGCTCGTCGGCACCGCGCAGCTCGAGCTGCCGCGGGACCTCGCCGTCGGGCGGCACGCCCTCAAGGCCGTCTACGTCGGGTCCGCCGACGTGAAGGGCTCGAGCGCGACCACCGCGGTCCGCATCACGCCCGCCACGACGACGGTCGCGCTGACGACGGAGTCCTGGCGGGTCGACAAGGGCGCCACGCCCGAGGTCACGGTGACCGTCACCGGCACCGACGGCGGCCCGGCACCCACCGGGAAGGTGAAGGTCCTCGTCGGCACCAAGAAGGTCGCGGACGTCGAGCTCACCGACGGCGTCGGCACCCTGACCCTGCCGAAGGCCACGTCGACCACGGTCGTCAGCGCCCTCTACCAGGGCAAGGGCGGCTACCTGCCGGCCGCGACGACGCAGACGCTGCGCGTGCGCTGA
- a CDS encoding M15 family metallopeptidase, with the protein MTRVPTRVAQGGVALGLMLSTGAVVVTADADETTTVAPETVDTLARAVAQNQGDAYIAMLQNRAVDAASSVIVTASDVRADAEEAAVPADALAELDAATAELEAALAAVGATSTLDEVVDRTASASRSVDRSTDAPAAEPTAAADPAGTTVADAPAASTGSVTSDAATAVALPSTVEDPETSELLAALDRVTQAAAEVRTSTQEAVEAAAAQKAAEEAAAQKAAEEAAAQKAAEEAAEAQRAAWKASLLGYDNGYIPDSALCSPSFDGSVRLRCDAAEALEALDAAFFARFGAHLTVSDSYRSYSAQVACRAAKGSLCALPGTSNHGMGLAVDLGGNVQSFGTAQHDWMLANASAYDWELPSWARITGSKPEPWHWEYIG; encoded by the coding sequence ATGACGCGCGTCCCCACCCGCGTCGCACAGGGAGGCGTCGCCCTCGGGCTGATGCTGAGCACCGGCGCCGTCGTGGTGACCGCCGACGCGGACGAGACCACGACCGTCGCCCCCGAGACGGTCGACACCCTCGCGCGCGCCGTCGCCCAGAACCAGGGCGACGCCTACATCGCGATGCTGCAGAACCGTGCCGTCGACGCCGCCTCCAGCGTCATCGTCACCGCGAGCGACGTGCGCGCCGACGCCGAGGAGGCCGCCGTCCCCGCGGACGCCCTGGCCGAGCTCGACGCCGCGACCGCCGAGCTCGAGGCCGCGCTCGCGGCCGTCGGTGCCACCAGCACCCTCGACGAGGTCGTGGACCGCACCGCCAGCGCCTCGCGCTCGGTCGACCGGTCCACGGACGCCCCCGCGGCCGAGCCCACCGCCGCCGCGGACCCCGCCGGCACCACGGTCGCCGACGCACCCGCCGCCTCGACCGGCTCGGTCACCTCCGACGCCGCCACCGCCGTGGCCCTGCCGTCGACGGTCGAGGACCCCGAGACCTCCGAGCTGCTCGCCGCGCTCGACCGCGTCACCCAGGCCGCCGCCGAGGTCCGCACCTCCACGCAGGAGGCCGTCGAGGCCGCCGCCGCGCAGAAGGCCGCCGAGGAGGCCGCCGCCCAGAAGGCCGCGGAGGAGGCTGCCGCGCAGAAGGCCGCCGAGGAGGCCGCCGAGGCCCAGCGCGCCGCCTGGAAGGCCTCGCTGCTCGGGTACGACAACGGCTACATCCCCGACTCGGCGCTCTGCTCGCCGTCGTTCGACGGATCGGTGCGGCTGCGGTGCGACGCCGCCGAGGCGCTCGAGGCCCTCGACGCCGCGTTCTTCGCCCGGTTCGGCGCCCACCTCACGGTCTCCGACTCCTACCGGTCCTACTCGGCGCAGGTCGCGTGCCGCGCGGCCAAGGGCTCGCTGTGCGCGCTGCCCGGCACGTCGAACCACGGCATGGGCCTGGCCGTCGACCTGGGCGGCAACGTGCAGAGCTTCGGCACCGCCCAGCACGACTGGATGCTCGCGAACGCCTCGGCCTACGACTGGGAGCTGCCCAGCTGGGCGCGGATCACGGGCAGCAAGCCCGAGCCGTGGCACTGGGAGTACATCGGCTGA
- a CDS encoding AAA family ATPase: MSASSSAGRREPLVGRAAELDDLDEVLSTVTTGAGATVLLEGEPGVGRSRLVEALQGSARLLGVDVVSARGHDPGTPYALLADALLRRDTGPAAPHARGPVVAELTALLDRVPAGPSAAPARHARAEELFTALVRRHGDDGPWALVLDDLHLADAPSLALLAHLAGDGVLPHALTVMTLRPVPRPELAALVAAWTRAGARYLEVRPLSMSACVELAQHLVGAPVGPALRGVLATTGGNPRLVVDVVHAVQACGALEPRGGGVDLVGQSWNDELDRVGRSHVQDLDPAVRHVLGQASVLGTSFVVGDLAALTGLPLTDCWRTLRHGLAAGVVHARGDRLVFRHDLVRTGLYGGLDPTARRALHARAAWALREAGAPSFVVAAHLERAR; this comes from the coding sequence ATGAGCGCGTCCTCGTCCGCGGGCCGGCGCGAGCCGCTCGTCGGCCGTGCGGCCGAGCTCGACGACCTCGACGAGGTGCTGTCGACCGTCACCACGGGCGCCGGTGCGACCGTGCTGCTCGAGGGTGAGCCCGGCGTCGGCCGGTCACGGCTGGTCGAGGCGCTGCAGGGCTCGGCCCGGCTGCTGGGCGTCGACGTCGTCAGCGCCCGCGGGCACGATCCCGGCACGCCGTACGCGCTCCTCGCCGACGCGCTGCTGCGCCGCGACACCGGGCCCGCCGCGCCCCACGCGCGCGGACCGGTGGTCGCCGAGCTGACCGCGCTCCTCGACCGGGTGCCGGCCGGGCCGTCGGCGGCGCCCGCGCGGCACGCCCGCGCCGAGGAGCTGTTCACCGCCCTGGTCCGCCGGCACGGCGACGACGGCCCGTGGGCGCTGGTGCTCGACGACCTGCACCTGGCCGACGCCCCGTCGCTCGCGCTGCTCGCGCACCTCGCCGGCGACGGCGTGCTCCCGCACGCCCTGACGGTCATGACGCTGCGCCCGGTGCCGCGGCCCGAGCTCGCCGCGCTCGTCGCCGCCTGGACGCGGGCCGGTGCGCGCTACCTCGAGGTGCGCCCGCTGAGCATGTCGGCGTGCGTCGAGCTGGCCCAGCACCTGGTCGGCGCGCCCGTCGGGCCCGCGCTGCGCGGGGTCCTGGCCACCACGGGCGGCAACCCGCGCCTCGTCGTCGACGTCGTGCACGCGGTGCAGGCGTGCGGGGCCCTCGAGCCGCGCGGCGGCGGCGTCGACCTCGTCGGCCAGTCGTGGAACGACGAGCTCGACCGGGTCGGGCGCTCGCACGTGCAGGACCTCGACCCCGCGGTGCGGCACGTGCTCGGGCAGGCGTCCGTGCTCGGCACGTCGTTCGTCGTCGGGGACCTCGCGGCGCTGACCGGGCTGCCGCTGACGGACTGCTGGCGCACGCTGCGGCACGGGCTGGCCGCGGGCGTCGTGCACGCGCGCGGCGACCGCCTCGTCTTCCGGCACGACCTGGTGCGCACCGGGCTCTACGGCGGGCTGGACCCGACCGCGCGCCGCGCCCTGCACGCCCGTGCCGCGTGGGCGCTGCGCGAGGCCGGCGCCCCGTCGTTCGTGGTGGCCGCCCACCTCGAGCGCGCCCGCTGA
- a CDS encoding OsmC family peroxiredoxin, which translates to MPTRTARTAWNGTLQEGSGQVELTSSKVGTYDVSFPRRAADEAGGVTSPEELIAAAHSSCYAMQLSALLGEKGGVPQSLEVSADVTLEPDPAGGFRISGIALTVRGEVDGVDAAGFAEAAEAAKATCPVSKALTGTQITLDAALES; encoded by the coding sequence ATGCCCACGCGTACCGCTCGCACCGCCTGGAACGGCACGCTGCAGGAGGGGTCCGGCCAGGTCGAGCTCACCAGCTCGAAGGTCGGCACGTACGACGTCTCGTTCCCGCGCCGTGCGGCCGACGAGGCCGGCGGCGTCACCAGCCCCGAGGAGCTGATCGCGGCCGCGCACTCGTCCTGCTACGCGATGCAGCTCTCGGCGCTGCTCGGCGAGAAGGGCGGCGTGCCGCAGTCCCTGGAGGTCTCGGCGGACGTGACGCTCGAGCCCGACCCGGCCGGCGGCTTCCGGATCAGCGGCATCGCGCTGACTGTCCGCGGCGAGGTCGACGGCGTCGACGCCGCCGGGTTCGCGGAGGCCGCCGAGGCCGCGAAGGCGACGTGCCCGGTGAGCAAGGCCCTGACCGGCACGCAGATCACGCTCGACGCCGCGCTCGAGTCCTGA
- a CDS encoding FeoA family protein, producing MDLCTCGPGADARVVSVDLDDAVRHRMHELGLRPGARVRVVQRTVAGGLVVALGADRFGLDAATARRVEVEAAQPAAAPSTTPSSATGDAS from the coding sequence ATGGACCTGTGCACCTGCGGGCCGGGCGCCGACGCCCGTGTCGTCTCGGTCGACCTCGACGACGCGGTGCGGCACCGCATGCACGAGCTCGGGCTGCGGCCCGGGGCGCGGGTGCGGGTCGTGCAGCGCACCGTCGCGGGCGGCCTCGTCGTCGCGCTCGGCGCCGACCGGTTCGGTCTGGACGCCGCGACGGCTCGGCGGGTCGAGGTGGAGGCCGCGCAGCCCGCCGCAGCGCCGTCCACGACGCCGTCCTCGGCGACGGGGGACGCGTCGTGA
- the feoB gene encoding ferrous iron transporter B, giving the protein MSCHEPGGPAPTGPATPAGAVATLDEPLVVLVGCPNVGKSSLFNTVTGGRQRVVNAPGTTVELELGAWRGVAPGGRPAQVVDLPGTYSLLARTPDEEVAAAAVTGEQGLRRPDLAVVLLEAGALARSLSLYAQVVARGVPVVAALTLVDVAADRGVVADVDVLAARLGVPVAPVHPRSGRGVEALRDVVAARLASSPSVPGPVGPAAGDHEGRASVPDGPPLDPDDVEALFAWVDDVTHAVAGPPPEPVLTWSDRADRVLLHPAAGVPVLLAVLWALFQLSTAAAAPLMDAVDVLVGQGLAPAVTWLLGAAHAPAWVTGLLVDGVLAGVGTVLTFVPLMALMFVAVALLEDSGYLARAAFVADRAMRAIGLDGRAVLPFVVGFGCNLPALAATRTLPHARQRLLVGMLVPWTSCPARLTVYVLMGSVFFPGRAGTAVFVMYLASVLLVVLGGLVLRRTAFRDLRREPLVLALPAYQRPRARAIVAAAWARVLSFVTRAGRVVVVTLTAMWLLLAVPVAGGHAFGDVPVEDSAYGRVSAAMAPAFAPAGFGDWHASAALVTGFVAKEVVVGSFAQSYAVAEPADPAHPGDLGAQLRATLERTSGGHPGAAAAAFMVFTLAYTPCLATVAEQRRLFGLRWTLGGVGVQLGVAWVLAVGVFQVGALL; this is encoded by the coding sequence GTGAGCTGCCACGAGCCCGGCGGCCCGGCGCCGACGGGTCCCGCCACCCCGGCGGGTGCGGTCGCGACGCTCGACGAGCCGCTCGTCGTCCTCGTCGGCTGCCCCAACGTCGGCAAGTCCTCGCTGTTCAACACCGTCACCGGCGGGCGGCAGCGCGTCGTGAACGCCCCCGGCACCACGGTCGAGCTCGAGCTCGGTGCGTGGCGCGGCGTCGCCCCGGGCGGGCGGCCCGCCCAGGTCGTCGACCTGCCCGGCACGTACTCGCTGCTGGCCCGCACGCCGGACGAGGAGGTCGCGGCAGCCGCCGTCACGGGCGAGCAGGGCCTGCGTCGGCCCGACCTCGCGGTGGTGCTCCTCGAGGCGGGCGCCCTGGCCCGGTCGTTGTCCCTGTACGCCCAGGTCGTCGCCCGCGGGGTGCCCGTCGTCGCCGCGCTCACGCTCGTCGACGTCGCCGCCGACCGTGGCGTCGTCGCGGACGTCGACGTGCTGGCCGCCCGGCTGGGCGTCCCCGTCGCACCGGTGCACCCGCGCAGCGGCCGTGGCGTCGAGGCGCTGCGAGACGTCGTCGCGGCCCGCCTCGCGTCGTCGCCGTCGGTGCCCGGGCCCGTCGGGCCCGCCGCGGGGGACCACGAGGGCCGGGCCTCTGTGCCCGACGGGCCGCCCCTCGACCCCGACGACGTCGAGGCGCTGTTCGCGTGGGTCGACGACGTCACGCACGCCGTCGCCGGCCCGCCGCCCGAGCCCGTCCTGACCTGGTCCGACCGCGCCGACCGTGTGCTGCTGCACCCGGCCGCGGGCGTGCCCGTGCTGCTCGCCGTGCTGTGGGCGCTGTTCCAGCTCTCGACCGCGGCCGCCGCACCGCTGATGGACGCGGTCGACGTGCTGGTCGGCCAGGGCCTGGCCCCCGCCGTCACGTGGCTGCTCGGTGCCGCGCACGCGCCCGCGTGGGTCACCGGGCTGCTCGTCGACGGCGTGCTCGCCGGCGTCGGCACGGTCCTGACGTTCGTGCCGCTCATGGCGCTGATGTTCGTGGCGGTCGCGCTGCTCGAGGACTCCGGGTACCTGGCCCGCGCCGCGTTCGTCGCCGACCGCGCCATGCGCGCCATCGGCCTCGACGGGCGCGCGGTGCTGCCGTTCGTCGTCGGGTTCGGCTGCAACCTGCCCGCGCTCGCCGCCACCCGCACCCTCCCGCACGCCCGCCAGCGCCTGCTCGTCGGGATGCTCGTGCCGTGGACGTCGTGCCCGGCCCGCCTGACCGTGTACGTGCTGATGGGGAGCGTGTTCTTCCCCGGGCGGGCGGGCACCGCGGTGTTCGTCATGTACCTCGCCAGCGTCCTGCTCGTCGTGCTCGGCGGCCTCGTGCTGCGCCGCACCGCGTTCCGCGACCTGCGCCGCGAGCCGCTCGTGCTCGCCCTGCCCGCCTACCAGCGCCCCCGCGCCCGGGCGATCGTCGCCGCCGCGTGGGCCAGGGTGCTCTCGTTCGTGACGCGCGCCGGGCGCGTCGTCGTGGTCACCCTCACCGCCATGTGGCTGCTGCTGGCCGTGCCGGTGGCGGGCGGGCACGCCTTCGGGGACGTGCCGGTGGAGGACTCCGCGTACGGGCGCGTCTCCGCGGCCATGGCCCCCGCGTTCGCGCCCGCCGGGTTCGGCGACTGGCACGCCTCCGCCGCGCTCGTCACCGGGTTCGTCGCCAAGGAGGTCGTCGTCGGCTCGTTCGCGCAGTCCTACGCCGTCGCCGAGCCCGCCGACCCCGCGCACCCCGGCGACCTCGGCGCCCAGCTGCGTGCCACGCTCGAGCGCACGTCCGGCGGCCACCCCGGCGCCGCGGCCGCCGCGTTCATGGTCTTCACCCTCGCGTACACCCCGTGCCTGGCCACGGTCGCCGAGCAGCGCCGCCTGTTCGGGCTGCGGTGGACCCTCGGCGGCGTCGGTGTGCAGCTCGGCGTCGCCTGGGTGCTCGCCGTCGGCGTCTTCCAGGTCGGGGCCCTGCTGTGA